A window of Macrotis lagotis isolate mMagLag1 chromosome X, bilby.v1.9.chrom.fasta, whole genome shotgun sequence contains these coding sequences:
- the LOC141501518 gene encoding centrin-1-like, which translates to MASTSKKTNLGPVLSKKKSGPKPELSEEQKQEIREAFDLFDTDGTGTIDVKELKVAMRALGFEPKKEELKKMISDTDKEGTGKISFNDFLAVMTQKMAENDTKEEILKAFRLFDDDETGKISFKNLKRVARELGENLTDEELQEMIDEADRDGDGEVNEQEFLRIMKKTTLF; encoded by the coding sequence ATGGCCAGTACCAGCAAGAAGACCAACCTGGGCCCCGTCCTGTCCAAGAAGAAGTCGGGACCCAAGCCCGAGCTCTCGGAGGAGCAGAAGCAGGAAATCAGGGAGGCATTCGATCTCTTTGACACGGACGGGACCGGGACAATAGATGTCAAGGAGCTCAAGGTGGCCATGAGGGCGCTGGGCTTCGAGCCCAAGAAAGAGGAGCTCAAAAAGATGATATCCGACACAGACAAGGAGGGGACCGGGAAAATCAGCTTCAATGACTTTTTGGCTGTGATGACGCAAAAAATGGCTGAAAATGATACCAAAGAGGAGATTCTGAAGGCTTTCAGACTCTTCGATGATGATGAAACCGGAAAGATCTCCTTCAAGAACTTAAAACGCGTGGCCAGGGAGCTAGGGGAAAACCTCACCGATGAGGAGCTGCAGGAAATGATTGATGAAGCCGATCGGGACGGTGATGGGGAAGTCAATGAGCAGGAGTTCCTGCGGATCATGAAAAAGACCACTCTCTTCTGA